A genomic window from Neorickettsia sennetsu str. Miyayama includes:
- a CDS encoding heme o synthase, which translates to MFQVVSKTDWLTVRAYFALLKPRVVSLVTFTAVTGAVLAYFSGYHAPFFSVFTAIFCIAVGSGAAGALNMYYDRDIDAIMSRTSKRPIPQGKISPEAALVFGLVLFALSVLLMELAVNHLSAVLLSVAVFYYSVIYTVYLKRRTPQNIVVGGGAGAFPPMIGWAAVANHIGVESLVLFLIIFLWTPPHFWALALKNSGEYEAAGIPMLPVTSGVKATKMQILCYSVLLFITSILPYLLRFSGGTYMIVAFILGLVFLYYAINVYLDEKKCMKLFYYSVLYLFLLFGVFILDAALSTALGMLI; encoded by the coding sequence GTGTTTCAGGTTGTATCCAAGACTGATTGGCTGACCGTGAGGGCGTACTTTGCCCTCCTCAAGCCTCGTGTTGTCAGTTTGGTCACTTTTACGGCAGTGACCGGTGCTGTGCTTGCATATTTTTCTGGGTATCATGCACCTTTTTTTTCAGTATTCACTGCTATTTTTTGCATTGCTGTGGGTTCTGGTGCGGCCGGTGCACTAAATATGTATTATGATCGTGACATAGACGCGATCATGAGCCGTACCAGCAAAAGGCCTATCCCACAAGGAAAGATCTCACCAGAAGCGGCATTGGTCTTCGGGTTGGTACTTTTTGCGTTGTCCGTACTACTAATGGAATTGGCAGTGAATCACTTGTCCGCGGTTCTTTTATCCGTAGCGGTATTCTACTATTCTGTGATTTATACGGTCTATTTGAAGAGACGTACACCTCAAAATATCGTCGTAGGAGGTGGTGCTGGAGCATTTCCACCCATGATCGGATGGGCAGCCGTGGCTAATCATATAGGCGTGGAAAGCTTAGTTCTTTTTCTGATAATATTCCTCTGGACTCCCCCGCATTTCTGGGCATTAGCATTAAAAAATTCAGGAGAATATGAGGCTGCTGGGATCCCTATGTTACCAGTTACTTCCGGAGTCAAGGCAACAAAAATGCAGATATTGTGTTATTCTGTCCTCCTATTTATAACTTCAATCCTACCATACCTCTTAAGGTTCTCCGGTGGAACCTATATGATCGTGGCCTTCATACTCGGGCTTGTCTTTTTGTATTATGCAATTAATGTTTATCTAGACGAGAAGAAATGTATGAAGTTATTCTATTATTCCGTGTTATACTTATTCCTGCTTTTTGGAGTATTCATTCTTGATGCAGCTTTGTCCACGGCTTTGGGTATGCTTATTTAA
- the petA gene encoding ubiquinol-cytochrome c reductase iron-sulfur subunit, producing the protein MVDKKRRDFIVTTTVAFGAGGAVAATWPLLKSFGPSADVLATATREVDISNVKPGQGVKVLWQGKPVYIRNRTEEEIRMARNADLTSLKDPERDAARVKPNKENWLVVVGVCTHLGCVPLSNTDGTFFCPCHGSHYDTSGRVVSGPAPTNLVVPDYYFINDTTVVVGAKEKNV; encoded by the coding sequence ATGGTAGATAAAAAAAGAAGAGATTTCATAGTTACAACTACGGTTGCCTTCGGTGCTGGTGGTGCTGTTGCTGCTACCTGGCCCTTGTTGAAGTCGTTTGGTCCCTCTGCGGATGTACTCGCGACAGCTACAAGAGAAGTGGATATAAGCAATGTGAAGCCTGGTCAGGGTGTTAAGGTTTTATGGCAGGGAAAACCCGTCTACATAAGAAACAGGACAGAAGAAGAGATAAGGATGGCGCGGAACGCTGATCTTACCTCTCTTAAGGATCCTGAACGCGACGCTGCGCGTGTAAAACCGAACAAGGAGAACTGGCTTGTGGTGGTCGGTGTATGTACGCACCTTGGGTGTGTGCCCCTTAGTAATACTGATGGTACTTTCTTCTGTCCTTGCCACGGGTCGCACTATGATACTTCCGGCAGGGTTGTTTCCGGTCCAGCGCCGACTAATCTTGTTGTGCCGGATTATTATTTCATCAACGATACAACAGTTGTGGTAGGAGCAAAGGAAAAAAATGTCTGA
- a CDS encoding cytochrome b yields the protein MSDTEATLKGNSGVVGWIEHRLPIFSFLKGFFVDYRAPKNLNIFWNFGILAALSLGIQLLTGIFLAMHYDPNAANAFASVEHITRDVNFGWLLRYSHQVGASMFFAVVYIHIFRGLYYGSYKNPRELLWIIGIVIYLCMMATSFLGYVLPWGQMSFWAATVITNFFSAIPVFGESIAQWIWGGFAVGNPTLNKFFALHYLFPFIIVALACLHMIALHRFGSNNPSGIEVASTRETVPFHPYYTAKDFVTVVLFFLVFSGFVFFAPDYLGHPDNFIEADPLVTPSHIVPEWYFLPFYAILRAIPNKLGGVVALLSSVLILIAVPWLDTSKVKSGRYRPLFKKFFFVFLVNFLFLLWLGGREAVEPYISMSRVATLYYFGYFMVVLPILGKLEKTLPLPKSIEESLKESNKE from the coding sequence ATGTCTGATACTGAAGCTACTCTAAAGGGGAATTCTGGTGTTGTAGGATGGATAGAACATAGGTTGCCCATCTTCTCGTTTTTAAAGGGGTTTTTTGTCGATTATAGGGCACCAAAGAACCTGAATATTTTTTGGAATTTCGGTATATTAGCTGCGCTGTCACTGGGGATTCAGCTTCTGACAGGGATATTTCTGGCTATGCATTACGATCCAAATGCTGCTAATGCGTTCGCGAGTGTGGAACATATAACTAGGGATGTTAATTTTGGATGGCTACTTAGATACTCACATCAGGTTGGAGCATCGATGTTTTTCGCCGTGGTATACATTCATATCTTCAGGGGACTGTATTATGGATCATATAAAAACCCGCGCGAACTACTGTGGATAATCGGAATCGTAATATACTTATGCATGATGGCCACTAGCTTCCTTGGATATGTCCTCCCATGGGGACAGATGAGTTTTTGGGCAGCAACTGTGATAACTAATTTTTTTTCAGCAATCCCTGTTTTTGGAGAGTCAATAGCACAGTGGATTTGGGGTGGATTTGCTGTGGGAAATCCTACCTTGAATAAGTTTTTTGCCTTACATTACCTTTTTCCATTCATCATAGTTGCACTGGCTTGTCTGCACATGATTGCATTACATAGGTTTGGTTCGAATAATCCGTCTGGGATAGAAGTAGCCTCTACAAGAGAAACCGTGCCTTTTCATCCGTATTATACTGCTAAGGACTTTGTAACAGTTGTGCTGTTTTTCCTTGTATTCTCAGGGTTTGTATTTTTTGCACCTGACTACTTAGGGCACCCAGATAATTTTATTGAGGCAGACCCATTGGTTACACCAAGTCATATAGTGCCGGAGTGGTATTTCCTCCCTTTTTATGCAATCTTACGTGCAATTCCAAATAAACTTGGAGGAGTGGTAGCATTGCTTTCCTCAGTTCTAATACTGATAGCAGTACCATGGTTGGATACTTCAAAAGTTAAAAGTGGTAGGTACCGTCCGCTTTTTAAAAAGTTCTTCTTTGTCTTCTTAGTGAATTTTCTATTTTTGCTTTGGTTAGGAGGTAGAGAAGCTGTGGAACCATACATAAGTATGAGTAGAGTAGCGACGTTATACTACTTCGGTTATTTCATGGTTGTGCTGCCTATCTTAGGGAAGCTTGAGAAAACGCTACCGCTACCAAAAAGTATTGAGGAAAGCCTCAAGGAGAGCAACAAAGAGTAG